One Ethanoligenens harbinense YUAN-3 genomic window carries:
- a CDS encoding carbon-nitrogen hydrolase family protein codes for MKDICTVSVVTFHPAWGDKKANLKRIMEYIECAAKKGSDIVVLPEMALTGYDDEGDKPRKEKMQVRLAEAVPGPSTEKVAELTKRLGIYAVMGMPIRDDNDPETVYNGLAVFSPDGLAGSYHKIHLPPPEPNWATRGDRPYILETAWGPVGIAICYDNYSFPELMRYYVSKGCRLIVNSTALAHCHGPYYGPATLEAAIVQNGIYIASANLGGLDVENYFWGGSSILGPGQKHTWSYYYYAGRKFTDKDAPEIEMFTATIDLSLASRYPYQFNPAVNGTDWRPDKYIEFFKDTLSNPNDGK; via the coding sequence ATGAAAGACATTTGCACCGTATCTGTCGTGACCTTTCATCCAGCATGGGGTGACAAGAAAGCAAACCTGAAGCGCATCATGGAGTACATCGAGTGTGCTGCCAAAAAAGGCAGCGACATCGTTGTGCTGCCTGAGATGGCCCTTACAGGTTATGATGACGAGGGGGATAAGCCCCGAAAAGAAAAAATGCAGGTCAGGCTTGCTGAGGCCGTTCCGGGGCCCAGCACGGAAAAGGTCGCCGAGCTTACAAAGCGGCTTGGAATTTATGCCGTAATGGGAATGCCGATAAGGGACGACAACGATCCTGAGACGGTTTACAACGGGCTTGCAGTGTTTTCCCCCGATGGCCTTGCCGGCTCCTACCACAAGATCCACCTGCCGCCGCCCGAGCCAAACTGGGCGACCCGCGGCGACAGACCGTATATTCTGGAGACGGCATGGGGACCTGTCGGCATTGCGATCTGCTACGACAACTACTCTTTCCCCGAACTTATGCGCTACTATGTATCAAAGGGCTGCCGGTTGATCGTCAACAGCACTGCGCTTGCGCACTGCCATGGCCCCTATTACGGTCCCGCCACACTGGAAGCGGCGATTGTTCAGAACGGAATCTATATTGCCTCCGCCAATCTTGGCGGCCTTGACGTTGAAAACTATTTCTGGGGGGGAAGTTCCATTCTCGGCCCCGGGCAGAAGCATACCTGGTCGTATTATTATTATGCGGGCCGTAAATTTACAGACAAAGACGCCCCCGAAATCGAAATGTTTACGGCTACGATTGACCTGTCTCTTGCAAGCAGATATCCTTACCAATTCAATCCCGCTGTCAACGGTACCGATTGGCGTCCGGATAAGTATATTGAGTTTTTTAAGGATACATTATCCAATCCGAATGACGGCAAATAA
- a CDS encoding cytidylate kinase-like family protein — protein sequence MGNVITVTREFGSMGRPIAKIIAERMGFQYYDRDIIELTVKELHGNIEELSTLEEKNTSIFAKMMYPLGHGTALMQDKLYEMEKSVILDLASGDDCVIVGRCSDYILHECRHPNMLNVFIYAPYDCRVAFCEKELHLSTEKAKSYIKSVDKARCEFYKFRTGVSYYSTTYRNLMVDSSIASHEACADLICTAAKHKLGLL from the coding sequence ATGGGCAATGTCATAACGGTTACCCGTGAATTCGGCAGCATGGGGCGTCCAATTGCAAAAATAATTGCGGAGCGAATGGGTTTTCAATATTATGACCGTGATATTATTGAACTCACGGTAAAGGAACTGCACGGCAATATTGAAGAATTGTCTACGCTTGAAGAAAAAAATACCTCCATTTTCGCAAAAATGATGTATCCGCTCGGGCATGGAACGGCGTTGATGCAGGATAAATTATATGAGATGGAAAAAAGCGTCATCCTTGATCTTGCATCCGGCGACGACTGCGTGATCGTTGGCAGATGTTCCGATTATATTCTGCACGAGTGCCGCCATCCAAACATGCTCAATGTTTTCATATATGCTCCGTATGACTGCCGTGTGGCTTTTTGTGAGAAAGAACTGCATCTCAGCACGGAAAAAGCAAAATCCTACATAAAAAGTGTGGATAAAGCCAGATGTGAGTTTTATAAATTCCGCACGGGTGTTTCGTATTATTCCACGACATACCGCAATCTGATGGTAGACAGCTCCATCGCGTCCCACGAGGCGTGCGCCGATCTGATCTGCACCGCCGCAAAGCATAAATTGGGCCTGCTTTGA
- the urtE gene encoding urea ABC transporter ATP-binding subunit UrtE, with the protein MLVIDDINVNYGKSKVINGISMKIGDREKLAILGRNGVGKTTLLKSVIGLLPLEKGRIRLDDKEISRQSPHWRAQQGIAYVPQGREIIPDLTVEENLELGGYAHTKDLEEQKKKVLRFFPALEVHLKRKGGVLSGGQQQQLAIGRALMSNPKILLLDEPTEGIQPNIVAEIAKILDRVREEMSITLVIVEQNLKFARKIADHYVIIQKGKVVSEGEMAHLEEETIKKYLAV; encoded by the coding sequence ATGCTTGTTATCGACGATATCAACGTAAACTATGGAAAAAGCAAAGTAATCAACGGTATCAGCATGAAAATAGGCGACCGGGAGAAGCTGGCCATTTTAGGCCGCAACGGTGTGGGAAAAACCACCCTGCTGAAGTCTGTCATCGGCCTGCTCCCTTTGGAAAAAGGGCGAATCCGGCTGGACGACAAGGAAATTTCAAGGCAATCCCCCCACTGGCGTGCGCAACAGGGAATCGCGTATGTGCCCCAGGGAAGAGAAATCATCCCCGATCTCACGGTGGAAGAAAACCTGGAACTTGGTGGCTATGCGCACACCAAAGATCTGGAGGAGCAAAAGAAAAAAGTGCTCCGCTTTTTTCCTGCGCTGGAGGTACATCTGAAAAGAAAAGGAGGGGTTCTGTCCGGCGGCCAGCAGCAACAGCTCGCTATTGGGCGGGCGCTGATGTCGAACCCCAAAATTCTGCTTCTCGACGAACCGACGGAAGGCATTCAGCCGAATATTGTAGCCGAGATCGCCAAAATACTCGATCGGGTCAGAGAGGAAATGAGTATCACCCTTGTGATTGTGGAACAGAACCTGAAGTTTGCCAGGAAAATAGCCGACCATTATGTGATTATCCAGAAAGGCAAGGTGGTCTCCGAGGGTGAAATGGCGCATTTGGAAGAGGAGACGATCAAAAAATACCTGGCGGTGTGA
- the urtD gene encoding urea ABC transporter ATP-binding protein UrtD, whose protein sequence is MNTVLLDIQDLSVSFSGFHAVSKVNLQVEKGKIHVIIGPNGAGKSTLMDLITGKTKPTAGRILYEGENIAGKEPSVIASKYRIGRKFQGPNVFDNMTVYENIEIALTGYTSIWKAFSYRRTDKVKAQMKNVLDLVQLYDQKDRMAVELSHGQRQWLEIGMVIAQSPNLIILDEPAAGMTDTETYKTGEMVKGLAGEHTLIVIEHDMDFVEQIADKVTVLHQGRVLAEGSFQEVKENREVIRVYLQDESGEGF, encoded by the coding sequence ATGAATACTGTATTGTTGGATATTCAGGACCTGAGTGTATCATTTTCGGGATTCCATGCTGTCAGCAAGGTGAACCTCCAGGTTGAAAAAGGAAAAATCCATGTTATTATCGGCCCGAACGGCGCAGGCAAAAGCACCTTGATGGACCTGATTACAGGGAAAACCAAGCCAACGGCCGGACGCATTTTATATGAAGGGGAAAACATTGCCGGAAAAGAGCCGAGCGTCATCGCTTCGAAATACAGAATCGGGCGGAAATTTCAGGGGCCCAATGTATTTGACAATATGACGGTCTATGAAAACATCGAGATCGCCCTTACGGGCTATACGAGTATATGGAAAGCCTTTTCCTATCGCCGGACGGATAAGGTCAAGGCGCAAATGAAAAATGTGCTGGATCTGGTCCAGCTTTACGACCAGAAAGACAGGATGGCCGTGGAACTGTCTCACGGCCAACGACAATGGCTTGAAATCGGGATGGTCATTGCACAGTCGCCCAATCTGATTATTTTGGACGAACCCGCGGCCGGCATGACAGACACGGAAACCTATAAAACCGGCGAAATGGTAAAAGGCCTTGCAGGAGAACACACGCTGATTGTTATTGAACACGATATGGATTTTGTGGAGCAGATTGCGGACAAAGTGACCGTTTTGCATCAGGGCCGGGTTCTGGCAGAGGGCTCTTTCCAGGAAGTGAAGGAAAACCGCGAGGTTATCAGGGTCTACTTGCAGGATGAAAGCGGGGAAGGGTTTTAA